The following are encoded in a window of Bradyrhizobium sp. WBOS07 genomic DNA:
- a CDS encoding methyl-accepting chemotaxis protein → MKLSNLKIASKLGILVAVAMLGLCVAGALAGYLMQQQLLEARFEQTKAMVEMSRNMALGLQKQVDAGQLTKEAAVAEFVRRGASMTYDKGSGYIFAYTMDGVAVLTPDPKQFGSNRLDIETNGRKLTRELRDGIAAKGDVTLRYEYYRPGEKQVTRKLSYAVAIPGWNMFVGTGVYLDDLDAKLAPVAWLLGLSLLGIMVVAGGVAWLIGRSISRPLSVLGARMKDLADGKLEGDIPGVGRGDEVGAMAATVQIFKTNAEKIRELEQTEAAAQQRAAAERRHAMEELADDFERSVNGIVRSVSSAAAGMQTTAQSMTATASDASSRAATVGAASQKASGNVGTVAAAAEELSSSVAEISRQVTRSTEVASRAVSDAERTNATVQELSTGAEKIGEVVKLIHSIAAQTNLLALNATIEAARAGESGRGFAVVASEVKALANQTAKATEEISAQVAAMQTSTSDAVVAIGGITQTIAEMSEITAGISASIEQQGEATREIARNIQSVAAGSGEINAHIGSVTSAAEATGAAAGDVLTNARELDTQSGALRSAVDGFLAKVRAA, encoded by the coding sequence GTGAAGTTGAGCAATCTGAAGATCGCATCGAAGCTGGGCATCCTCGTCGCCGTGGCCATGCTCGGCCTGTGCGTCGCGGGGGCATTGGCGGGCTATTTGATGCAGCAGCAACTGCTCGAGGCCCGTTTCGAGCAGACCAAGGCCATGGTCGAAATGTCGCGCAACATGGCGCTGGGTCTGCAGAAGCAGGTCGATGCCGGGCAGCTGACCAAGGAAGCCGCCGTCGCGGAGTTCGTTCGCCGCGGCGCCTCGATGACCTATGACAAGGGATCGGGCTACATATTTGCCTATACGATGGATGGCGTCGCCGTCCTGACGCCCGACCCGAAGCAGTTCGGCTCCAACCGGCTCGATATCGAGACCAACGGCCGCAAGCTGACGCGCGAGCTGCGTGACGGCATCGCCGCCAAGGGCGACGTCACGCTGCGCTATGAATATTATCGGCCCGGCGAGAAGCAAGTCACCCGCAAGCTGTCCTACGCTGTGGCGATTCCAGGCTGGAATATGTTTGTCGGCACCGGAGTGTATCTCGACGACCTCGATGCCAAGCTAGCGCCGGTGGCCTGGCTGCTCGGCCTCTCCCTGCTCGGCATCATGGTCGTGGCTGGTGGCGTCGCTTGGCTGATCGGTCGCAGTATCAGCCGTCCGCTGAGCGTCCTCGGCGCCCGCATGAAGGACCTCGCCGACGGCAAGCTCGAAGGCGACATTCCCGGCGTCGGTCGCGGCGACGAGGTCGGCGCAATGGCCGCGACCGTCCAGATCTTCAAGACTAATGCGGAGAAGATTCGCGAGCTCGAGCAGACCGAGGCGGCCGCGCAGCAGCGCGCCGCGGCGGAACGTCGCCATGCGATGGAAGAGCTGGCCGACGACTTCGAACGCAGCGTCAACGGCATCGTCCGCTCGGTCTCCTCGGCCGCGGCCGGCATGCAGACGACGGCGCAGTCGATGACCGCGACCGCCAGCGACGCCTCCTCGCGTGCGGCGACGGTCGGCGCTGCCTCGCAGAAGGCCTCCGGCAATGTCGGCACGGTCGCGGCCGCCGCCGAGGAGCTCTCAAGCTCGGTGGCGGAGATCTCGCGCCAGGTGACGCGCTCGACCGAAGTTGCGAGCCGCGCCGTCAGCGACGCCGAGCGCACCAACGCCACGGTGCAGGAGCTCTCCACCGGCGCCGAGAAAATCGGCGAGGTGGTCAAGCTCATTCACTCGATCGCGGCGCAGACCAACCTGCTCGCGCTCAACGCCACCATCGAGGCGGCACGCGCCGGCGAGTCCGGCCGCGGCTTCGCCGTGGTCGCCTCCGAGGTCAAGGCGCTCGCCAATCAGACCGCCAAGGCCACCGAGGAGATCTCGGCCCAGGTTGCGGCGATGCAGACCTCGACCAGCGATGCGGTGGTCGCGATCGGCGGCATCACGCAGACGATCGCGGAAATGAGCGAGATCACCGCGGGCATCTCCGCCTCGATCGAGCAGCAGGGCGAGGCCACCCGCGAGATCGCCCGCAACATCCAGTCGGTCGCGGCCGGATCGGGCGAGATCAACGCGCATATCGGCAGCGTCACCTCGGCCGCGGAAGCGACCGGCGCGGCGGCAGGCGATGTGCTCACCAACGCCCGCGAGCTGGACACCCAGTCCGGCGCGCTACGCAGCGCGGTGGACGGCTTCCTCGCCAAGGTGCGCGCGGCGTAA
- a CDS encoding DMT family transporter has protein sequence MTIASPAPKASNPAGWLNNQPYLLLSLSSLFWAGNIVLARHVGAHVPPLTVTTIRWFGVFLILLPFAWPHLKRDWPALRSSLPLMLFLSLVGFAYNNAISYWAMQYTEALNALLIQSAGPLFVALWSLVLFGVRLTGAQFAGIAISLVGVLIIILRGDLAALAGISFNRGDIMFASSLVAFGIYSAFIPRRPKIHQLSFLSFTTCCGATMLLPTAIWEAASGRVLQLDGITLATLGYVLIFPSALAYLFFNRGVALIGPNRAAPFFHLVPVFGSAMAILLLGEKLQPFHLIGYALVLAGVVIASRQGSAVK, from the coding sequence ATGACGATCGCTTCGCCCGCGCCAAAGGCCTCCAATCCGGCCGGTTGGCTCAACAACCAGCCTTATCTGCTGCTCAGCCTGAGCTCGCTGTTCTGGGCCGGCAACATCGTGCTCGCGCGTCATGTCGGCGCGCATGTGCCTCCGCTGACGGTGACCACGATCCGCTGGTTCGGCGTGTTCCTGATCCTGCTGCCGTTCGCCTGGCCGCATCTGAAGCGGGACTGGCCTGCCTTGCGCAGCAGCCTGCCCTTGATGCTGTTCCTGTCGCTGGTGGGCTTTGCCTACAACAACGCGATCTCGTACTGGGCGATGCAATATACGGAGGCGCTGAACGCCCTGCTGATCCAGTCGGCAGGTCCGCTGTTCGTGGCGCTGTGGTCGCTGGTGCTGTTCGGCGTGCGGCTGACGGGTGCGCAATTCGCCGGCATCGCGATTTCGCTCGTTGGCGTACTGATCATCATCCTGCGCGGCGATCTCGCTGCGCTGGCCGGCATCAGCTTCAACAGGGGCGACATCATGTTCGCCTCCTCGCTGGTGGCGTTCGGGATCTACTCCGCCTTCATCCCGCGGCGGCCAAAGATCCATCAGCTGTCCTTCCTGTCTTTCACCACCTGCTGCGGGGCGACGATGCTGCTGCCGACGGCGATCTGGGAGGCGGCAAGCGGCCGCGTCCTGCAACTCGACGGGATAACGCTGGCGACGCTGGGCTACGTCCTGATCTTTCCCTCGGCGCTGGCCTATCTGTTCTTCAACCGCGGCGTGGCGCTGATCGGGCCGAACCGGGCTGCGCCGTTCTTCCATCTGGTACCGGTATTCGGCTCGGCGATGGCGATCCTGCTGCTCGGCGAAAAACTGCAGCCGTTCCACCTGATCGGCTACGCCCTGGTGCTCGCCGGCGTCGTGATCGCCTCACGGCAAGGGTCGGCCGTGAAGTAA
- a CDS encoding C-terminal binding protein produces the protein MPKYRVVTPKGASFTVAGSDYSYEREALDPIDAEIVEAPADEAGFIAAAKNADAIYAKGIPITKSIIDALDTCKVITLGSVGVDSVDVKAATARGIPVTNIPDTFIEEVADHAMMLLLAGFRRLVEQDRMVRDGRWAEGRPALLKVPRLMGQTLGFVSFGRVARAVAKRAAPFGLRMMAYDPFIQETLMYDHGVIPATLNEVLSQSDFVSMHAPARPEVHHMLTEKHFRQMKKGSIFINTGRGATVDEESLIKALQEGWIAHAALDVLEKEPPSHNNPLLGMENVTLTAHVASASARFDEARKRRVGYELSLVLQGMWPVSCVNPSVLQNTTLRRWQPVSMDRGPNS, from the coding sequence ATGCCGAAATACAGGGTGGTGACGCCGAAGGGCGCCAGCTTCACGGTCGCCGGCAGCGATTATTCCTACGAGCGCGAGGCGCTCGATCCGATCGATGCCGAGATCGTCGAGGCGCCCGCCGACGAGGCCGGATTCATCGCCGCCGCGAAGAATGCCGACGCGATCTATGCCAAGGGCATCCCCATCACCAAGTCGATCATCGACGCCCTGGACACTTGCAAGGTCATCACGCTCGGCTCGGTCGGCGTCGACAGCGTCGACGTCAAGGCCGCCACCGCCCGCGGAATCCCGGTGACCAACATTCCCGACACCTTCATCGAGGAGGTCGCCGACCACGCCATGATGCTGCTGCTTGCCGGCTTCCGCCGCCTGGTCGAGCAGGACCGCATGGTGCGCGACGGCCGCTGGGCCGAAGGCCGGCCGGCGCTGCTCAAGGTCCCGCGCCTGATGGGTCAGACGCTCGGTTTCGTCTCGTTCGGGCGCGTCGCGCGTGCCGTCGCCAAGCGCGCAGCGCCGTTCGGCCTGCGCATGATGGCCTACGATCCCTTCATCCAGGAAACGCTGATGTACGACCATGGCGTGATCCCCGCGACGCTGAACGAGGTGCTGTCGCAATCCGACTTCGTCTCGATGCATGCTCCGGCAAGGCCCGAGGTGCATCACATGCTGACCGAGAAGCACTTCCGGCAGATGAAGAAGGGCTCGATCTTCATCAACACCGGGCGCGGCGCCACCGTGGACGAGGAGAGCCTGATCAAGGCGCTGCAGGAGGGCTGGATCGCGCACGCCGCGCTCGACGTGCTGGAGAAGGAACCGCCGTCGCACAACAATCCCCTGCTCGGCATGGAGAACGTGACCCTGACCGCCCACGTCGCCTCGGCCTCGGCACGGTTTGACGAGGCGCGCAAGCGCCGGGTGGGCTACGAATTGTCACTGGTGTTGCAGGGCATGTGGCCGGTAAGCTGCGTCAATCCGTCGGTGCTGCAGAATACCACGCTCCGCCGCTGGCAACCCGTCAGCATGGATCGCGGGCCGAACAGCTAG
- a CDS encoding ABC transporter permease yields MNHWLPIEWTMAVRFLREGRLQTIFIVGGISIGVGVIVFMSAMLAGLQANFIKRVLTSQPQIQLLAPDQIARPLRNGAGEIEDAVVQRPSQRVLSIDQWPKIRAQMQAMPEVVTAAPTILGSVLAVRGDASRSVSLSGVEPDSYFKIVKVPDYIVAGEPRLTSEDVIIGIELAKELGATVGDKLNIRAASGATRVLTISGLVDLGNKGVNQRVCYVALRTAQSLLGMIGGVTTIDLTVSDIYAAEQIAQRIQAANVVEADSWIKTNAQFFAAVQAQQNSNTLIRLFVGLSVAFGIAAVLIVSVIQRSKDIGILRAMGTTRGQILRVFLVQGGLLGFVGSLLGAAMGAFALVYWHSVARQADGSELFPLVLERSLFVYATLLATATGLLAAMAPAVRAAKLDPVVAIRG; encoded by the coding sequence ATGAACCATTGGCTGCCGATCGAATGGACCATGGCGGTCCGGTTCCTGCGCGAGGGCCGGCTCCAGACCATCTTCATCGTTGGCGGCATATCGATCGGCGTCGGCGTCATCGTATTCATGTCGGCGATGCTTGCCGGACTTCAGGCGAATTTCATCAAGCGCGTACTGACCTCACAGCCCCAGATCCAGCTGCTCGCGCCCGATCAGATCGCGCGCCCTCTGCGTAACGGAGCAGGCGAGATCGAGGACGCAGTGGTGCAGCGTCCGAGCCAGCGGGTGCTCTCGATCGATCAATGGCCGAAGATCAGAGCCCAGATGCAGGCGATGCCCGAGGTCGTCACGGCCGCGCCGACCATCCTCGGCTCGGTGCTTGCGGTCCGGGGCGATGCCAGCCGCTCGGTCAGCCTGTCGGGCGTCGAACCAGACTCCTATTTCAAGATCGTCAAGGTGCCGGACTATATCGTCGCCGGCGAGCCGCGACTCACCAGCGAGGACGTCATCATCGGCATCGAGCTCGCAAAGGAGCTGGGCGCCACCGTTGGCGACAAGCTCAACATCCGCGCCGCCTCCGGAGCAACCCGCGTCCTGACGATCTCCGGCCTCGTCGATCTCGGCAACAAGGGCGTCAACCAGCGGGTATGTTACGTCGCCCTGCGGACCGCACAATCGTTGCTGGGGATGATCGGCGGTGTCACCACCATCGATCTGACGGTCAGTGACATCTATGCGGCTGAGCAAATCGCCCAGCGCATCCAGGCGGCCAACGTGGTCGAGGCCGACAGCTGGATCAAGACCAATGCGCAGTTCTTCGCCGCCGTGCAGGCCCAGCAGAACTCCAACACGCTCATTCGCCTCTTCGTCGGTCTCTCCGTCGCATTCGGCATCGCGGCCGTGCTGATCGTGTCGGTGATCCAACGCTCGAAGGATATCGGCATCTTGCGTGCGATGGGCACGACGCGCGGACAGATCTTGCGGGTCTTCCTGGTTCAGGGCGGGCTGCTCGGCTTCGTCGGTTCGCTGCTCGGGGCGGCGATGGGCGCGTTCGCGCTGGTCTATTGGCACTCGGTCGCGCGTCAGGCCGACGGTAGCGAGCTGTTTCCCCTGGTCCTGGAGCGCAGCCTGTTCGTTTATGCGACGCTGCTGGCCACCGCCACCGGTCTTCTCGCCGCAATGGCGCCGGCGGTACGGGCCGCCAAACTCGATCCGGTGGTGGCGATCCGTGGCTGA
- a CDS encoding DUF1330 domain-containing protein: MLNIEGLERLDPQAPVVMLNLMRFHARSRDGDGSGWDAYLRYSAITVPMIKARGGTLLWTGEAKAIALGPHAGNGWDFVALVYYPTVAAFLDMMTSEAYEREADPHRVNGCAEHVIIATSEAYSKFKMK; encoded by the coding sequence ATGTTGAACATCGAAGGCTTGGAGCGGCTCGATCCGCAGGCGCCGGTGGTGATGCTGAACCTGATGCGTTTCCACGCGCGCTCGCGCGACGGCGACGGGTCCGGCTGGGACGCTTATTTGCGCTACAGCGCCATCACGGTGCCGATGATCAAGGCGCGCGGCGGCACGCTGCTCTGGACGGGCGAGGCCAAGGCGATCGCACTCGGTCCGCACGCCGGCAACGGCTGGGATTTCGTCGCACTGGTCTATTATCCGACCGTCGCGGCTTTCCTGGACATGATGACGTCGGAGGCCTACGAGCGCGAGGCCGATCCGCATCGCGTCAACGGCTGCGCCGAGCACGTCATCATCGCGACCAGCGAAGCCTACAGCAAGTTCAAGATGAAATAG
- a CDS encoding efflux RND transporter periplasmic adaptor subunit, giving the protein MVEQTIILRQQKGRPSIAALWPGFLAHKWFILLAIVLLGLGVWQSVRMLLGPTIVVDQVRQGRLVETVVASGHVETPYRVEIGSQITATVREVLVRAGERVSKGQPLISLEARELKAAVVQSEGAVAQAEARIRQLEELTLPSAKEALAQAQATLLNAQQTYDRTAQLERNGYATRAALDDAQKTLDVARAAMRAAQFQVYTASPGGSDYVMAQTQANQARANLDTAESRLGYATITAPRDGVLITRNVERGTVVQPGKTLLVLAPDGDVQLVLQIDERNLGKIALGQNALASADAYPDRRFASTISYINPGIDISRASVEVKLTVADPPDYLRQDMTVSVDIEIAARDDALILPLRSVHDALSSKPWVLGIKDGRASQRAVRLGLRGNSHVEITAGVAAGDVVIPQSSGVLAGQRLRPVLQ; this is encoded by the coding sequence ATGGTCGAGCAAACAATCATCCTGCGGCAGCAGAAGGGCCGGCCCTCCATAGCGGCGCTGTGGCCGGGATTCCTCGCTCACAAATGGTTCATCCTCCTCGCGATTGTGCTGCTCGGCCTTGGCGTCTGGCAGAGCGTCCGCATGCTCCTGGGGCCAACGATCGTTGTCGATCAGGTCAGGCAGGGCCGGCTGGTTGAGACGGTGGTGGCGAGCGGCCATGTCGAAACGCCTTACCGGGTCGAGATCGGCAGCCAGATCACCGCCACCGTGCGGGAGGTGCTGGTTCGGGCAGGCGAACGGGTCAGCAAGGGCCAGCCGTTGATCTCGCTGGAGGCGCGCGAATTGAAGGCGGCCGTCGTCCAGTCGGAAGGCGCGGTGGCGCAGGCCGAGGCGCGCATCAGACAACTCGAGGAACTGACGCTGCCCTCCGCCAAGGAGGCATTGGCCCAGGCGCAGGCCACGCTGCTCAATGCCCAGCAGACTTATGACCGCACCGCCCAGCTCGAACGCAACGGCTATGCGACCCGCGCCGCACTCGATGATGCCCAGAAGACGCTGGACGTTGCACGCGCCGCAATGCGTGCCGCGCAATTCCAGGTCTACACCGCGAGCCCGGGCGGCAGCGATTACGTGATGGCGCAGACGCAAGCCAACCAGGCGCGCGCCAATCTCGATACGGCCGAGTCCCGGCTCGGCTATGCAACGATTACCGCACCGCGCGACGGCGTCCTGATCACGCGCAATGTCGAGCGCGGCACGGTGGTGCAGCCCGGCAAGACCCTGCTGGTGCTGGCACCGGACGGGGACGTGCAGCTCGTGCTGCAGATCGATGAGCGCAATCTCGGCAAGATCGCTCTCGGGCAGAACGCGCTCGCCTCGGCCGACGCCTATCCGGACCGGAGGTTTGCCTCCACCATCAGCTATATCAATCCCGGCATCGACATTTCGCGCGCCTCGGTCGAGGTGAAGCTGACCGTCGCCGACCCTCCGGACTATTTGCGCCAGGACATGACGGTCTCGGTCGACATCGAGATTGCCGCCCGGGACGATGCGCTGATCCTGCCCTTGCGTTCGGTGCATGACGCGCTGTCCAGCAAGCCCTGGGTGCTCGGAATCAAGGACGGTCGCGCCAGTCAGCGGGCGGTCAGGCTCGGGCTGCGTGGCAACAGCCATGTCGAGATTACCGCAGGTGTCGCCGCCGGCGATGTCGTGATTCCTCAGAGCTCCGGCGTTCTGGCCGGCCAGCGTCTCCGGCCCGTTCTGCAATGA
- a CDS encoding DMT family transporter: MSATGQTTSAEKSGHSWIANQPYLLLSITALCWAGNAIVGRLAAGHIPPVTLSFLRWFFAFLLVLPFAWKHLAQDWPAIRGKLGLMVTLSITGIGAFNTLQYWALEHTQALNTLLLQSAAPLVVALWSLVILGIRLTAAQAFGVLLSMCGVLTILLHGDFTTLSNIDFNKGDLIFIVALVIFALYSVLTLKRPPMHGLSFLAFTFGVGAACLVPLEIWELSARPVMKLDGPNLLTLFYVAVFPSTLAYLCFNRGVRLIGANRAAPFFHVVPVFGSIMAMAFLGEHPQAFHFIGFALVLSGVFVASRKQAG, encoded by the coding sequence ATGTCCGCCACCGGTCAGACCACGAGCGCGGAAAAGTCCGGTCACAGCTGGATCGCCAACCAGCCTTACCTGCTGCTCAGCATCACCGCCTTGTGCTGGGCCGGCAATGCCATCGTCGGGCGGCTCGCCGCCGGCCACATCCCGCCGGTCACGCTGTCGTTCCTGCGCTGGTTCTTCGCCTTCCTGCTGGTGCTGCCGTTCGCCTGGAAGCACCTGGCCCAGGACTGGCCGGCGATCCGCGGCAAGCTCGGCCTGATGGTCACGCTCTCGATCACCGGCATCGGCGCCTTCAACACCCTGCAATATTGGGCGCTGGAGCACACCCAGGCCCTCAACACTCTGCTGCTGCAGTCGGCCGCGCCGCTGGTCGTGGCGCTGTGGTCGCTGGTCATCCTCGGCATCCGCCTCACCGCGGCGCAGGCGTTCGGCGTGCTGCTGTCGATGTGCGGCGTGCTCACGATCCTGCTGCACGGCGATTTCACCACGCTGTCGAACATCGATTTCAACAAGGGCGACCTCATCTTCATCGTCGCGCTCGTCATCTTCGCGCTGTATTCGGTGCTGACGCTGAAGCGACCGCCGATGCACGGCCTGTCGTTCCTGGCCTTCACCTTCGGGGTCGGCGCCGCCTGCCTCGTTCCGCTGGAGATCTGGGAATTGTCCGCACGGCCCGTGATGAAGCTCGACGGGCCGAACCTGCTGACGCTGTTCTACGTCGCGGTGTTCCCCTCGACGCTCGCCTATCTCTGCTTCAACCGCGGCGTGCGCCTGATCGGCGCCAACCGCGCCGCACCGTTCTTCCACGTCGTGCCGGTATTCGGCTCGATCATGGCGATGGCGTTCCTCGGCGAGCACCCGCAGGCATTCCATTTCATCGGCTTTGCGCTGGTGCTGTCGGGCGTGTTCGTGGCGTCAAGGAAACAGGCGGGGTAG
- a CDS encoding adenylosuccinate synthase translates to MANVVVVGAQWGDEGKGKIVDWLSEQADIVVRFQGGHNAGHTLVINGKTYKLALLPSGVLREGKLSVIGNGVVFDPSAFLDEVTKLRSQGVAVSPDNLRVAENVTLILPLHRELDAHRESANAATAIGTTRRGIGPAYEDKVGRRAIRLMDLADLDTLPHKIDRLLAHHNALRRGLNLPEFDGKQILKELSALAPQLLPYAETVWRLLDIRRREGKRMLFEGAQGALLDVDHGTYPYVTSSNTVAAQAATGAGLGPGAVGYVLGLCKAYTTRVGQGPFPTEQDNETGRKIGERGREFGTNTGRPRRCGWFDAVLVRQAVRTCGINGLALTKLDILDGFDTIEVCTGYRLDGKEIDHFPAGEGAQARVEPIYETIEGWKEPTASARSWADLPAQAIKYVRRIEELVGCPVALLSTSPEREDTILVQNPFEA, encoded by the coding sequence ATGGCCAATGTTGTCGTCGTCGGCGCCCAGTGGGGCGACGAAGGGAAGGGCAAGATCGTCGACTGGTTGTCTGAGCAGGCGGACATCGTCGTCCGCTTCCAGGGCGGCCATAACGCCGGCCACACGCTGGTCATCAACGGCAAGACCTACAAGCTCGCGCTCCTGCCCTCGGGCGTGCTGCGCGAGGGCAAGCTGTCGGTGATCGGCAATGGCGTGGTGTTCGACCCCTCTGCCTTCCTCGACGAGGTCACCAAGCTGCGCTCGCAGGGCGTCGCGGTCTCTCCGGACAACCTGCGGGTGGCCGAGAACGTCACCCTGATCCTGCCGCTGCACCGCGAGCTCGACGCGCATCGCGAATCCGCCAATGCGGCGACCGCGATCGGCACCACCCGCCGCGGCATCGGCCCGGCCTATGAGGACAAGGTCGGCCGTCGCGCCATCCGCCTGATGGACCTCGCCGACCTCGACACGCTCCCGCACAAGATCGACCGGCTGCTGGCCCACCACAATGCGCTCCGCCGCGGCCTCAATCTGCCGGAGTTCGACGGCAAGCAGATCCTGAAGGAATTGAGCGCGCTGGCGCCGCAATTGCTGCCCTACGCCGAGACGGTGTGGCGGCTGCTCGACATCAGGCGCCGCGAAGGCAAGCGCATGCTGTTCGAGGGCGCGCAAGGCGCGCTGCTCGACGTCGACCACGGCACCTACCCTTACGTCACCTCGTCCAACACGGTGGCGGCGCAGGCCGCGACCGGTGCCGGCCTCGGGCCGGGCGCGGTCGGCTACGTGCTCGGCCTGTGCAAGGCCTATACGACCCGCGTCGGCCAGGGCCCGTTCCCGACCGAGCAGGACAACGAGACCGGCCGAAAGATCGGCGAGCGCGGCCGCGAGTTCGGCACCAATACCGGCCGTCCGCGCCGCTGCGGCTGGTTCGACGCCGTGCTGGTCCGCCAGGCGGTCCGGACCTGCGGCATCAACGGCCTCGCGCTGACCAAGCTCGACATCCTCGACGGCTTCGACACCATCGAGGTCTGCACCGGCTACAGACTCGACGGCAAGGAGATCGACCATTTCCCGGCCGGCGAGGGTGCCCAGGCCCGGGTCGAGCCGATCTACGAGACCATCGAAGGCTGGAAGGAGCCGACCGCGAGTGCGCGGTCCTGGGCCGATCTGCCGGCCCAGGCCATCAAATACGTCCGGCGGATCGAGGAATTGGTGGGGTGCCCGGTCGCACTGCTTTCCACCAGCCCCGAACGCGAAGATACTATTCTCGTGCAAAACCCGTTTGAGGCTTAA
- a CDS encoding ABC transporter ATP-binding protein encodes MADQILRLERVCKSYNVGLPTETEVLHDIDLELDHGEFLALIGPSGSGKSTLLNIVGLLDRPTSGRLLIKSQDTAALDDAEITRLRGRTIGFVFQYHLLISAFTARENVMMPMLVDRGFPSADVEARANQLLAQVGLEKLAGNLANNMSGGQQQRVAVARALAMNPDLVLADEPTGNLDTSSAEAVFRLMRQVNRDSGTSFLLVTHNMDLARRCDRIIEVIDGRIRA; translated from the coding sequence GTGGCTGACCAGATCCTCCGTCTCGAGCGCGTGTGCAAGAGCTACAATGTCGGGCTGCCGACCGAAACCGAGGTGCTGCACGACATCGACCTCGAGCTCGATCACGGCGAGTTCCTCGCCCTCATAGGTCCGTCCGGTTCGGGCAAGAGTACGCTGCTCAACATCGTCGGGCTGCTCGACCGGCCGACCTCGGGCCGCCTGCTGATCAAGAGCCAAGACACCGCAGCTCTCGACGATGCCGAGATCACCCGCCTGCGCGGGCGGACGATCGGCTTCGTCTTTCAGTATCATCTGCTGATCTCGGCGTTCACGGCGCGGGAAAACGTCATGATGCCGATGCTGGTGGACCGCGGCTTCCCGTCTGCGGACGTCGAGGCGCGAGCCAACCAGCTGCTGGCTCAGGTCGGGCTGGAGAAGTTGGCCGGCAATCTCGCCAACAACATGTCCGGCGGCCAGCAGCAGCGCGTCGCGGTGGCTCGTGCGCTCGCCATGAACCCCGATCTCGTGCTGGCCGACGAGCCGACCGGAAATCTCGACACGAGCTCGGCCGAAGCCGTGTTCAGGCTGATGCGGCAGGTCAATCGCGACAGCGGTACGAGTTTCCTTCTGGTGACCCACAATATGGACTTGGCGCGGCGCTGCGACCGGATCATCGAAGTGATCGACGGCCGCATTCGGGCCTGA
- a CDS encoding tripartite tricarboxylate transporter substrate binding protein, protein MISGLIRNLRAVAAAALCFATASTAQADNYPSRNITLVLPFAAGSGTDTTTRLISQHLSQALGVGIVIENKAGANGMLAATYVAKAAPDGYTLLVTTNTTHSANPYLLKSLTYDPVKDFTPIARTGDLPFMLVVNPEVPAKTVAELVAYGKANPGKLSYASGSSSAIVSGATFAHNAGLDLLHVPYKSSPPALNDVMGGRVSMMFVDILTGLPHVNGNALRALAVTTKDRSPLVPHLPSMQEAGVPDFDISSWQGYFGPAGLPKEIVTRLNAEIRKIIENPEIKAKLATLGMDAFSGTPEQLASFVKDQLVLWDKLITNAKIEKQ, encoded by the coding sequence ATGATTTCAGGGCTGATTCGAAACTTGCGTGCCGTGGCTGCGGCCGCATTGTGCTTCGCCACAGCATCCACGGCCCAGGCCGACAATTATCCGAGCCGCAACATCACGCTGGTGCTGCCGTTCGCGGCCGGCAGCGGCACGGACACCACGACACGACTGATCTCGCAGCATCTGTCGCAGGCGCTCGGCGTCGGCATCGTGATCGAGAACAAGGCGGGCGCCAACGGCATGCTCGCGGCGACCTATGTCGCGAAGGCCGCCCCCGACGGCTACACGCTGCTGGTGACCACCAACACCACGCATTCGGCCAATCCCTATCTGCTCAAGAGCCTCACCTACGATCCCGTCAAGGACTTCACGCCGATCGCGCGCACCGGCGATCTGCCCTTCATGCTGGTGGTCAATCCGGAGGTGCCGGCCAAGACGGTCGCCGAGCTCGTTGCCTATGGCAAGGCCAACCCGGGCAAGCTGAGCTACGCCTCGGGATCGTCCTCGGCGATCGTCTCGGGCGCGACCTTTGCGCACAATGCCGGGCTCGACCTCCTGCACGTGCCCTACAAGAGCTCGCCGCCGGCGCTCAACGACGTCATGGGCGGGCGCGTCTCGATGATGTTCGTCGACATCCTGACCGGCCTGCCGCACGTCAACGGCAACGCGCTGCGTGCGCTCGCCGTCACCACCAAGGACCGTTCGCCGCTGGTGCCGCATCTGCCCTCGATGCAGGAGGCCGGCGTGCCGGACTTCGACATCTCGTCCTGGCAGGGTTATTTCGGACCGGCCGGCCTGCCCAAGGAGATCGTGACGCGGCTCAACGCGGAAATCAGGAAGATCATCGAGAATCCGGAGATCAAGGCCAAGCTCGCCACGCTCGGCATGGACGCCTTCTCCGGCACGCCGGAACAGCTCGCCTCGTTCGTGAAGGATCAGCTCGTGCTGTGGGACAAGCTGATCACGAACGCGAAGATCGAGAAGCAGTAG